One genomic segment of Borrelia miyamotoi includes these proteins:
- a CDS encoding V-type ATP synthase subunit D, whose product MSKLKLTKNELKKQKDNLKMFSRYLPTLQLKKQQLYLEIRKVEVLKRERKIEQDKLKRNIGSWIALFGERFPFRDWIQIRRVIIVFVNIAGITIPVFNSVEYEDINHDLLLTPYWVDGGIDSIKNMIKINVEIEVLNEQTRLLEAELNTTSQRVNLFEKIMIPTARMNIKKINVYLGDQQTAAVVRGKMAKASLIKGR is encoded by the coding sequence ATGTCCAAACTTAAGTTAACAAAGAATGAGCTTAAAAAACAAAAAGATAACCTTAAGATGTTTAGTAGATATTTGCCTACTTTGCAACTTAAGAAACAGCAACTTTATTTGGAAATTAGGAAAGTTGAAGTTCTTAAAAGAGAGCGTAAAATTGAGCAAGATAAGCTTAAGAGAAATATTGGATCTTGGATTGCTTTATTTGGTGAGAGGTTTCCTTTTAGAGATTGGATTCAGATTAGAAGAGTGATAATAGTCTTTGTAAATATTGCAGGTATTACGATTCCTGTATTTAATTCTGTTGAATATGAGGATATTAATCATGATCTTTTATTAACTCCTTATTGGGTAGATGGAGGAATAGATTCTATTAAGAATATGATTAAGATAAATGTAGAGATTGAAGTTTTAAATGAACAGACTAGATTATTGGAGGCAGAACTTAATACTACTTCTCAGAGAGTAAATTTATTTGAGAAAATTATGATACCTACTGCTAGAATGAATATAAAGAAGATTAATGTTTATCTTGGTGATCAACAAACAGCAGCCGTTGTAAGGGGTAAAATGGCTAAAGCTAGCTTGATTAAGGGTAGATAG